DNA sequence from the Podospora pseudocomata strain CBS 415.72m chromosome 2 map unlocalized CBS415.72m_2.2, whole genome shotgun sequence genome:
CCAGGTCATCAACCcacgaaaaagaaaaggaatcGCCAGAGGCTATCCGTCAACGCATTCTTGACCAAGAGGCCGAGTTCCGCGCCTCTCAAAAGCCCAcaaccaacctcgcctcGTTCTGGTCCTGGAAGAAAAGTGAGAGCCGCCGCCCCGAAGATATTGCCACCCAGCCTTCTATCTTCGACAACCCCGAACTCGCCCCGTATTTCCAGCCGACCGAGCGCTATGAGAATCGTCATCGCTTTGATCCCTCCTTCAAGTGGACTTGGGCAGAGGAGATTCCGTTGATCAGAAAGATAGATTGGAAGGTCACCGCGTGGAGTTGCGTTGCCTTTTTCGCCTTGGATTTGGACAGGAGCAATATCTCACAAGCCAACACGGACAACTTCCTGGACGACCTGGGGTTGGACACCAATGACTACAACTTGGGCCAGACTGTGTTCCGAATCAGTTTCCTGTTGGCCGAGTTGCCTTCGCAACTGATCAGTAAGAAGATTGGTCCTGATCGATGGATTCCAGCTCAGATGGTTCTCTGGAGTATCGTGAGTGCGGCACAATTTTGGCTCAAAGGACGATCATCCTTTTTGGCAACGAGAGCATTGATTGGATTGCTCCAAGGCGGCTTTATTCCCGATGTGATCTTGGTTTGTCTCCCACTCTTCCGGTTCTGGGTCCGTCATGATAGGTACTGACCACCGTCTATCAGTACATGTCCTACTTCTTCAAAGGCACAGAACTTCCTTTCCGCCTGGCGCTGTTTTGGATGGCAAATCGATTAACAGATGTCATATCCCCCCTATTGGCATACGGACTCCTGAGACTGAGAGGATATCATGGATATGAAGGGTGGCGGTGGCTATTCCTCCTGGAGGGCATTCTGACACTGGTGATCGGTATTTGGTCCTACTTCCAGATGGTACCTTCACCAACGCAGACCAAAGCTCCCTGGCGCAAGAAGGGATGGTTCACGGAACATGAAGAGAAAATCATGGTCAATCGTATCCTGAGGGACGATCCTTCCAAGAGTGACATGCATAACCGGCAAGCCATCACTTTCAAGCTACTTTGGTACGTCGCTTGCTGTCCCTCGCTTGTTTGTAACCGGGGGTACCATGACTGACTGATTTTGACTCCAGGGAATCTCTTTGTGACTTTGACTTATGGCCAATCTACCTCATCGGCCTTACTTTCTCCATGCCTGCCGGCCCACCGGATCAATACTTGACTTTGACGCTCCGGCAGTTGGGTTTCGATACGTTTGACTCCAACCTGCTCAGCATCCCTTGCCAAATCACCTGCACCATCAGTGTTCGTTACCACACAAATGCCCTCTAATACTCAGGCAACGGCTAACGTAACCAGATGCTCCTCATCACATATCTGTCCGAGAAGCTGAACCAAAGGGCCTTCATGGGAGTGGTGATGCAAGTGTGGCTTCTGCCATGTGTTGTAGCCCTCTATCTGCTACCAGCCGACGCATCAAGATGGGCGGCATACGCCGTCGTCACGGTATTGCTGTCCTATCCTTCCACTCACGCGATGCAAGTGGGATGGTGCAGCAGAAATAGCAATACCGTGCGCACACGTACCGTCTCTGCTGCGCTTTACAACATGGCAGTCCAAACCAACAGTATCATATCCTCCAACATTTACCGACGAGACGACCGACCGGAATACCGACGTGGTAACAGGGCCCTGATTGGCATTGCAAGCATGAATATTGTCAATTACCTGCTGGTCAAGGCTTATTACGTATGGAGAAACAAGAAGCGAGACGAAACCTGGGACAGGATGAGCCAAGAGGAGCGGCGAAATTACTTGGCTACCACGACGGACAAGGGAAGCAAGAGACTGGACTTTAGATTCGCACATTAGTCAAGAGAGACGGGGTTGAGACAGGATTGCTGTACCCTGGAAATGTAATAGTTCGGTGTAGGCAACTCTCGGACGTCAGACTGCTCAACGAATGACCATGAGAGATGATGTTATTTACCTTGCTTATAATTCGGCAGTCAAGTGCATCACTTAAAGTTTAATCTCACACATAACTGGAAGTGGGGGACTTAACATAGGGCAGGAGCACAAAGAAGTGGACTGCCGGGCTGTTCCTTGCTTCCCTTTGCGTGCCGCTTAGACCGTCTTGTGGCAAGAACAAGGAAAAGTCGACAATGCCTTTGTTGGGACAAGAATAGGTTTCTGACCCTCAAGCTGTAAGCATTAAAGACGGGCTTTTGCTCCCATTGGCATCTTCTCTTAGATTCCCTTCATCCTCACAAAAGCCTTTCTCTCACAACAAGTAAGACGGAGGCAGAAAGCACTAACAACAACATTCAACacgtcatcctcaccatTGGTAAGCTTTTCATCCATCCACTCTTCAAAATGGAGCCAAATAATAACGATGATATAGACTGGTTGGACCTCGTAGCATCCCGGCCCTGCTCCATCACCCCGAGCGAATCCGCCAGCCAGGTTCACACACGGCGGCCCCCCGCAACtcggggcagcagcagcaccaataACAACCGCcgctcctcttcatccctccgccccatccaagaagaggaaatcCGCgtcttttccaccacccaatcCCAACTCCGCGAGGCAACCTCCCGGCAAGGACACCCCAGCAGGTTACCACCCATCCCCGAATTCCAAGAatcaccctccaaccccctcgtcCGGAGCGGcgacaacctcatccccctcgacGACGCCATCGAGCGGCTGCGGGACTGCAAAGCCCGTCTCGCCACCATGCACGAAGGCTGGTTGCTAGCAGCCAAAGCCCTCATCCGCGCTGACCTCGTTCCTGCCAACCAAGCCCTGTCTGTTGAGCTTAAACGCTTTGGGGACGCCATCTGCGAGCGGTACGCCGCTGCGACGTTTCTGTGGAACACGCTTTTGGGTTTGGACCCAAAGGAGTGGTTGGCGAGAGGGAAGGCGTTTGATACTTCGCTTAGGAGGATCAGGACGCTGAgggggctggaggggagCTTGTGGTATTGGGAGAGCTTGACGCTGaggctgctggagctggtggatAGGGAGAATGAGAGGattcggaggagggagggggagattggggaggttttgggacggtgggggagggggatgccTTCTAGGCCTTGAAATCAGgggctgatgaggaggggcatgtcttgtcttttccgTGGCCGTTGAGTGCTTACCTTGCCTACATAATTGTGAAAGTATAATCCCATAAAGTTTTTGACGTTTGTTACCTGTGCATCATGACAATCATCTGTGACACCTTTCGTGACCCGTATTTTGAACCTGTTATTGGACCCCCTTTCGACCCCCTTGTTATGGACCAGGCAGCACTGTCAAGAGGCGGGTTCGGGGAGTTTGTTCGTTCCCAACCAATCACAAGTCGCCAGTGACATTCCTTCTCCCCATTGCCCCACCATGCATGATCCGGCATCATTGCCGGACGAGGTTCTCTCGTCAACTCTTGCAACGATTGCAATGAACAGATTCCTCATATCAACATCTCTTCGTTCGGTACGCAGCTTTCCAAAATCCAGGACAATCCGACCTCACCAATTGCACACCTACTCCCTCCGCAAAATGTCCACAGACACTCCTGTCCCAGCGCCCTGGCACGCCGCCTATCCCGCCCCCTCTTCTCAAACCGTCTTCATCCCCCGTGACGAGGTCCTGTCCATTCTCGCCAACAGGAGAAAAGATACCGTGCTGGTTGACCTGAGAAGAAACGACTTTGAGGTAGGTGTTTCCCATTTGCATCCTTTTTCGCCGCATGAGATCACGACGCTGAGATAAACAAGGGCGGTACAATCCGCGgctccatcaacctccctgcTCAAAGCCTCTATCCGACTCTGCCAACGGTGTACTCCACCCTCAAGGCTGCCGGGCTCAAAAAGGTCATCTTTTATTGTGGTAAGCCTTCACGAGGTCGCTCTGTTTTTGAAATGGCCCCCCAGATTGCTGAACGCTATGGACAGGCTCATCGACAGGTAGAGGGAGCAGAGCAGCCAGTTGGCTGGCGGACTATATCTCGTCCCAAAACGACACCGAGATGCAGAGTCTTGCTCTGGGGGGTGGGATTAAGGGGTGGGCTGCCGCGGGGCCAGAGTATGTCAAGTGGATGGACGAGTACGATGAGAAGGTCTGGGCCAAGTACAGCACCACTTAGACAGAGGCTACACAGCTTGCTTGCCTTCCACCAACGCATCAGAACTCGAGTTTCGTGATTTTGACCTCAAGCTCCACCCATCAGGTCCCCTGCGTCTCAGCCGGTCCGTGGTGCCCCGCCACAGTGTGCGTAGGTCATGGTACACAACACCGGCAATGTCCCATTTGTCGGCTAGCCAGATGAGGGAAATGGCGAGAACATAGGTGATGACGCACACGATGATGGTTGATGTCTTGAATCGCTCCACGGTTTCCTCTTGAGACTCAGCTTCGAAGAGTGGGGTGCCAAACAGGGCCTATGTCATGTCAGCAAGCTGCTGAGCGAGAGCTTGGCATGGAGGGGTACTTACAGAGGTGAAGCTAGGGGGTAGGTACAAAACAGTCATGATGGTGAAAACAATGACATATCGGTTCATTGTAGTCGCCCTCGAGGCTTCCCGGAGAGAAGTTGCGTTGAACAGCTGCAGCACCGTTAGCACAGGTTCGTCTACCAAGTTGGtccaatcaccaccactcacccCGTCTCTCAAACTGGTAATCTCCTCCGTCTTTTCAGCAATTCTTCGCAACAGCTTTTCTTCAGTTTGCTGCTGAAAGTCGGACAAAATCTTCCAGTTGTTCCAGAGcgccttgtccttgagcGGGTCCTGTTTCAAGAAAGCCTGGACATCGTGTCCAGCGCGCCGGAAACCCCCTTGGatcagcttctcggggtcCATCTCTTGCAAATCGCGGCCAGTTTCCCGAATAGCGTCGGCGAAGATGCGAAGCATCTGCAGTGTCTTGAAGTACACTCTGGAGCGTTCAAAGGAAGTGTCAAACATGAGGCGGGAGCTGGTTTCATCGTCGAGAATGTCGAGGAGCTATGAGTTGACATGTTAGTAATGTGTGTGCCATGATGAGACGACCATGGCCGAGATATACTGACAGAAGTGTTGACGTTGCTCTCCAATGCGTCCAAACAGTGGCCCCACTCGGTTTCCCAAAACATGAGCAGACGGTGGATGCTGCTTTGGAGTAAATGATAGCCAGCATTCAGCCCCTCAACAGCAAAGTGTCTATCTCCCCAGTCGGTAAACAAGTCATTTGACACATTGATATCACCATCTTGTTTCATGGTCATAGCATCGGTCAAGGCAACAATACGGAACCCATGGGGGGGATAAGTGTAGTCCCAGTGGCACAGAAGACTCATTCTCCGTTCGGtgaagggagaggatgagcTTGCAAGGTGAGAGGGGAACTGGCCGGATTGTCTGACACATTTCGCATGAGGCCTCAAGCCAAAATTGACCTTATCAGACCTGCTGGCGGGGGAGAAACAGCGGATGGTGTGTTGGTAAGTGGTGTCCGAGTTTCCTGACCACCCGGTGTAATTCATGCGATTGCCACGTAGGTAAAGAGGTTTCCATCCGGCACAAAACTCGTGAAGAAAGCGGTGGGCGATGCCGGTCTcggtgttgggtttgttcAACACCACAGCGGTTATGAGTGCGAGGCGGTCAAGAGCCATCAAACCGCCGTCGAGCAAAGGAGCAGTGCAATGCCACAGCGAGCCGGGGCTGGTCAAGTGATCAGGGGCTGCCATTGCTGAGGCGATGGGCTTCCAGTCCTTGTCAAAGACGGACCTCGCCGTCACCAGCTTCTGTGCTGGCCCTTGGCCAGAGTAAAACAGTGGACATCCAATGATGGCTCCCTCTAGGGCAGGACTCTTGCCGATGATCCATCCTGTCTCACGAGAGTGAGAAAAGGTCAAAGCATCGAGATCAAACCTTGAACCCCATTGCTTGGTGACATTAGAGACCTGAGATGCGTCCATGAGGACTCGGTGAATGGGATCCAACTTGTTCGGTCTTTCCCAGTTCCAGTATATCTCTGCGAGCGGCCCGGAGTGGTTGTCTCGCAATGATACAAAAATGGGGACGTATGCACCGGGGCCATACTCTCCTTGGTGGCCTTCCCTTGGCTTGTGTGAGATGCGTTCCTCGATGAAGCTGCGAATGAATCTCTTGATGTTCGAGGGGTCCGCGGGACTGAATGACTGGTTCGCAATGTCACGGACCAACTCTCGAACTTTCATCTTGACCAGATCCGGGTCACTGTTGGAGGTGGTCTCTCTTGACAGTTGAGAAACCGGCGATGCGGGCACATCCGGCTTGTGAGCGGCCAACATGAGCTTGAGAAGCCGGTTGGTCTCTTGCATCTCGCGAAAGAGATcagagatggatggggagttgTCTGATGGTATTCCTGGTGTATCTGGCGCTGCAGCATACATGACTGTCGGGCCAGACTGTCCCTTGCTACTGGAGACATGTTGGCTGGTGTCATCTTCGCTTTCTGATGAAGGAGGCGGCATACTGGATATCGTCAGAAACTGAGGAGAGAATATGTTGCAAGAGACTCTCATTCCAGGCACATGTCGTCTCTATTTAGGGAATGGATCTAAGTGTGAAGCTGGCGGCTTGGCCCCCATCGTGCATGAGAAAGGATTCAAGGGGCTCGTCGCT
Encoded proteins:
- a CDS encoding uncharacterized protein (EggNog:ENOG503NVM3; COG:G), giving the protein MHISDTLWIHRQRASFSTLLLLSIMAPSGDSDTKDKIQSSTALASSIETASKSSRSSTHEKEKESPEAIRQRILDQEAEFRASQKPTTNLASFWSWKKSESRRPEDIATQPSIFDNPELAPYFQPTERYENRHRFDPSFKWTWAEEIPLIRKIDWKVTAWSCVAFFALDLDRSNISQANTDNFLDDLGLDTNDYNLGQTVFRISFLLAELPSQLISKKIGPDRWIPAQMVLWSIVSAAQFWLKGRSSFLATRALIGLLQGGFIPDVILYMSYFFKGTELPFRLALFWMANRLTDVISPLLAYGLLRLRGYHGYEGWRWLFLLEGILTLVIGIWSYFQMVPSPTQTKAPWRKKGWFTEHEEKIMVNRILRDDPSKSDMHNRQAITFKLLWESLCDFDLWPIYLIGLTFSMPAGPPDQYLTLTLRQLGFDTFDSNLLSIPCQITCTISMLLITYLSEKLNQRAFMGVVMQVWLLPCVVALYLLPADASRWAAYAVVTVLLSYPSTHAMQVGWCSRNSNTVRTRTVSAALYNMAVQTNSIISSNIYRRDDRPEYRRGNRALIGIASMNIVNYLLVKAYYVWRNKKRDETWDRMSQEERRNYLATTTDKGSKRLDFRFAH
- a CDS encoding uncharacterized protein (EggNog:ENOG503P692) encodes the protein MRVSCNIFSPQFLTISSMPPPSSESEDDTSQHVSSSKGQSGPTVMYAAAPDTPGIPSDNSPSISDLFREMQETNRLLKLMLAAHKPDVPASPVSQLSRETTSNSDPDLVKMKVRELVRDIANQSFSPADPSNIKRFIRSFIEERISHKPREGHQGEYGPGAYVPIFVSLRDNHSGPLAEIYWNWERPNKLDPIHRVLMDASQVSNVTKQWGSRFDLDALTFSHSRETGWIIGKSPALEGAIIGCPLFYSGQGPAQKLVTARSVFDKDWKPIASAMAAPDHLTSPGSLWHCTAPLLDGGLMALDRLALITAVVLNKPNTETGIAHRFLHEFCAGWKPLYLRGNRMNYTGWSGNSDTTYQHTIRCFSPASRSDKVNFGLRPHAKCVRQSGQFPSHLASSSSPFTERRMSLLCHWDYTYPPHGFRIVALTDAMTMKQDGDINVSNDLFTDWGDRHFAVEGLNAGYHLLQSSIHRLLMFWETEWGHCLDALESNVNTSLLDILDDETSSRLMFDTSFERSRVYFKTLQMLRIFADAIRETGRDLQEMDPEKLIQGGFRRAGHDVQAFLKQDPLKDKALWNNWKILSDFQQQTEEKLLRRIAEKTEEITSLRDGVSGGDWTNLVDEPVLTVLQLFNATSLREASRATTMNRYVIVFTIMTVLYLPPSFTSALFGTPLFEAESQEETVERFKTSTIIVCVITYVLAISLIWLADKWDIAGVVYHDLRTLWRGTTDRLRRRGPDGWSLRSKSRNSSSDALVEGKQAV
- a CDS encoding uncharacterized protein (EggNog:ENOG503P4AA; COG:S) produces the protein MHDPASLPDEVLSSTLATIAMNRFLISTSLRSVRSFPKSRTIRPHQLHTYSLRKMSTDTPVPAPWHAAYPAPSSQTVFIPRDEVLSILANRRKDTVLVDLRRNDFEGGTIRGSINLPAQSLYPTLPTVYSTLKAAGLKKVIFYCGSSTGRGSRAASWLADYISSQNDTEMQSLALGGGIKGWAAAGPEYVKWMDEYDEKVWAKYSTT